The DNA window GCTCGTCCAGCCGCTGCACGATCGACGGCCCGCCCTGCCGGCGCGCGACCTCGCGGATCTTGCGGTAGACCTCGTCGAGCGCCGTCACGGCGCCGCCCGCGAAGGGCAGGAACATGACCTTGACGCCCTCGGCCGGCGCCGGGGCCGGATGCGGCGGCAGGTCCCCCTCGTCCGCCACCGCCTCGAAGGCGTTCGTGGCCGGCCCGCAGGCCGCGAGCAGCAGGCCCGCGCCCGCGAGGACCAGGGCGGTACGGCGATTCGGCACGGGACTGGCATCGGGCATGGGCGTCGGACATCTCCGCGTCTGCCGCTTGTCTACCGGGAAACCGGGTGACGGTCCAGAACGGGCCCGGCTCGTCCCGGACGGGCCGCCCTGACGTTTTCGCCGCATGGGGGCCGAGCCCGATCGCGACGAGGGACCCCCGGTCGTGACCGCCGTTCGACGCAAAAGTTGAGCTTACCTAGATGACATACCGCAGGATTATCTCCGGTTTCCCGAAATGCGATCTTGAGCACAGTAACTGCAACCGCTGCAGCATGCCGTCCCCATAAATAATTCCCCTCGATCAAGGGAAAGTATATTGATATACCTGAGTACATAAGTGCATTATTACATTCAATAGAGCTGCTTTAAAAGCAAAAATATATGTTACATCTGGCAAATCACCCATTTGGGGTATCCTGAAATCATGCGGTCATGTTAAATGAAGAAATCGGACTGCAGATCAATTAATCATGATTCTCAATATGATCGGAAAACTACTCTCAAATACCCTATTGCAAAAAGCCAGAGATCCAAATAATAGATGAGATAGTCACGATCACAGATGTCAGGTTCACGTTTAACACGCGATCCCATGTTAGAGAAGATGAGTTACTATGAGATGCGGCAGCTTGTTGTTGTCGTCTTATTGGCAGTTTGCCTTGCGTCAGCTCTACTATTGATGCGGACATGACAAGTGTAACACCCCTTTCCATCGCGCTCACCATCCCGACCTTGTCAGCTGGAGGTGCTGAAAAAGTCATCTCCAGCATGGCGAATTACTGGGCAGTTCAGGGGCACCGGGTCACGATTATCAACCTGGAATCCAACGCCGCGCCCCCATTTCACCCGCTCCTTCCCGTCGTGACGGTGGTTGGCCTTGGCCTTGGCATACGGCGCCGCCGCCGCCATGAGGAGGTCGTCAAAGTCCTCCAGAGGCTGGTCAATCTGCGGCGCGCCATCTCGGCAGCGGAGCCGGACGTGGTCATCGCCTTCCTCACGCGGATGAACGTCATGACCCTGCTCGCGACACGCGGGCTCGGCATCCCCGTGATCGTCTCCGAACGCAACAATCCGAGAGAGCAAGACATACACTTCATATGGAATAGGTTGCGCAGCCTTCTCTACCGGCACGCATCGGGCGTCACCGCCCTCACGCAAGAAGCGCTCGACTTCTACCCTGCACCCATTCGCAAGAAGGGGGCGGTCATCCCCAACGCGTTCGACGCGCCGCCGAGCCAAGCCGAGCGCGGTGGCGAGAAGATCCTGGTCGCCGTAGGAAGGCTTGTTCGACAGAAGGGTTTCGATCTTCTGATCCAAGCCTACGCCTTGGCGGCTCGGGACTTGCCCGAATGGAAATTGGTCATATGGGGCGAAGGACCTGAACGGGAGCGGCTGGAGGCACTCCGTGACCGGCTCGGCTTGAACGACCGCATTGTCTTGCCCGGGATCACGCCGAGACCCTACAGCTGGATAGACGACGCGCACGTCTTCGTTCTGTCGTCGCGCTTCGAGGGGTTCGCCAATGTCGTAGGAGAGGCCCTCAGCGCAGGCCTGCCGGTCATTGCGTTCGACTGCGACTGGGGTCCGAGACAGATGGTCAGGCCTGACGTGAATGGGCTTCTCGTTCCCCCGCAAGACGTGGATGCCCTGGCGTCCGCCCTGCGTGAGCTTCTCCCCGATCGCGCGCGCCAGGATCGCATGGCCAGAGCTGCTCGAGCGAGCATGGTCGCGTATTCGACGCACAGCGTCATGGCGAAGTGGGACGAGGTCATCATGCGTGCCCTTGCACGCCCCCCCGTGCGGATATCGACCGCCCGGATGCAAGGCTCAGTCGAAACGGAGCCTGTTCCACAGCCGGATTCTGCTCTGCCCCTGCCGGCGGTCCGTCAAGGTCCCGAGCCCCGACATGAGGCAGCCGGTCGTATCGCCCACGGAGACGGCACAGGTCGCGAGAGCGACCGCCAGGGCGCCTGAACTCCGCCGCTCGGGGCCTCGGTCCCGTCCGCCCGCCAGGATTCGCGCAATCG is part of the Prosthecomicrobium sp. N25 genome and encodes:
- a CDS encoding glycosyltransferase family 4 protein, whose amino-acid sequence is MTSVTPLSIALTIPTLSAGGAEKVISSMANYWAVQGHRVTIINLESNAAPPFHPLLPVVTVVGLGLGIRRRRRHEEVVKVLQRLVNLRRAISAAEPDVVIAFLTRMNVMTLLATRGLGIPVIVSERNNPREQDIHFIWNRLRSLLYRHASGVTALTQEALDFYPAPIRKKGAVIPNAFDAPPSQAERGGEKILVAVGRLVRQKGFDLLIQAYALAARDLPEWKLVIWGEGPERERLEALRDRLGLNDRIVLPGITPRPYSWIDDAHVFVLSSRFEGFANVVGEALSAGLPVIAFDCDWGPRQMVRPDVNGLLVPPQDVDALASALRELLPDRARQDRMARAARASMVAYSTHSVMAKWDEVIMRALARPPVRISTARMQGSVETEPVPQPDSALPLPAVRQGPEPRHEAAGRIAHGDGTGRESDRQGA